The region CCGTTAGCGACGGGCTTATTAAGCTTATAGACGCGATTGAAAAGATAAGCGGAGTAAAGTCGGCTAGAATTTTATATCTTTATCCAAGCACCACTTCAGACGCGCTCATACGTCGTATTATCGCTTCACCGGTATTTCATAACTACTTTGATATGCCTATTCAGCATATCAGCGAGAAGATGTTAAAAGTGATGAGAAGAGGAAGCGGCGCAAAGCGTATAAAAGAGCTTTTAACTATGATGAGGCAAGCTGAAAATTCGTTTTTAAGAACGGGCGTCATCGTAGGACATCCGGGAGAAAGTGAGGCTGACTTTAAAGAGCTTTGCGAATTTTTAAGCGAATTTAAATTTGATAGAATTTCAGCTTTTGCCTATTCTTGCGAAGAGGATACTTTGGCTTATGAGATGGAGCAAATCCCTGCAAAAACAATACAAACTCGCCTCTCAAAGATAGAAAAGATCATAAACAGCGCAATAAAAGAGAGTTTTGCAAATGAGCAAGGCAAGCGAATTTTAGTCTCAATAGACGGCATAAGCAGCGAGGGAGAGATGTTTTATGGCGCTAAAAAGCTCATTTGGGATAAAGACATAGACGGTGAAATTCTTATAAACGAAAGCGACATACAAGAGCTTGAAACGGGCGGTCTTTATGAGTGTGAAGTAAGCGAAGTCGTGGATAAAACTCTACTTGCCCGTGTCATAAAGCATGCCTGATATCAGCCTTGCCGAGCTTGAAACTCTAAAAAGCGGTAAGAATTTACTTGCTTTTTCGCACGGAGTTGATAGCACGGCTCTTTTTTATCTACTTGAGGATGCGGGGGTTAAATTTGATATCGCGATTGTTGATTATAACTTAAGAGCTCAAAGTAAGCAAGAGATAGCAAGCGCTAAAGAGCTGGCTTTAAAATTCGCAAAGCAGATTTTTGAGCTTAGCGTTAAACTTGAGGGCGCAAGTTTTGAGTGCAGGGCAAGAGAAGTTAGATATAAGTTTTTTGAGCGAATTTGTAAGGAATTTGGCTATACGAATTTGATTTTAGCTCATCAGCTTGATGATAAATTCGAGTGGTTTTTGATGCAGCTTAGCAAGGGAGCGGGGTTAAGTGAGCTTCTTGGCATGAGTTCTTTTGAAAAAAGAGCGAATTTTAATCTCATTAGACCGCTTTTGGCTGTAAGCAAAAAACAGCTTTTAGAGTTTTTGCAAGAGCGCAAGCTTAGGTATTTTGTCGATGAGACAAATTTGCAAAGCGACTTTACTCGCAACAATTTTAGAGCTAAATTTAGCGAGCCGTTTTTGCATAATTTTGCCCGCGGAGTGGCAAAAAGCTTTGAGCTTTTACAAAAAGATAAAGAAATTTTAGAGCCTGAAATTTTATATGTTTTTGAGAATTTTTATCTGGTTAAAAACGATATAAACGTAATTCGCGGGATTGATAGGGTGTGTAAAATTTTAGGCGTAGTGATGAGTGAAGCTCAAAGAAAAGAGTGTGCCAGATGCCTAAAATCCCGAGCAGATTTAGTTGTAAGCGGTAAAATATCGGTAGGGTACACGCAAAATTTTATCTTTATATCGCCATTTGTAAAAGCCGTTATGGATAAGAAATTTAAAGAGGCTTGCAGGGTGTTAAGAGTGCCTAAAGTAGTAAGACCTTATCTTTTTAGTAGAGATTTTGACCTAAATAAATTAAAAGATATTTTAGCCTACTGAAAGCTTAAATTTAGCGTTGTCCGTAAACTTTGATGTTAAAAGTCGTATGGATTTTATCCTCTTGTCCGCGCATGTTTATAGGGAAATCTACTTTTATTATATTGTCGTATTTGGCAAGCGCATCTATAAAATCATAGAATTTACTCGGAGTTTGAAGTGATGTCGTAACTTCTAGCTCGTATCTTAAAAACTTCTCATTAGTGTCTTTTGGCGGAACTTCGGCAAGCTTTACTTCGCTAAAAAATTTACTTGCAAAAGCGCTGAAATTTGCCTTGTCGAATTTGGTTTCAAAAGCCTTAAATACAAGCCTTTGTTTTTCTTTCATATCATTTAAATTTGCGTTTTTAGCGTTATAAATTTGATTGATTTTGGTTACGCTTGCAGTTTGAGAGCGATTTTGTAAATTTATCTCGCGATACTCTTTGATATTTGGCACGATAAAAGCAAAGATCATCACCAGGCAAACTATCACAAATACCAGCATATAGATTAAAAGCTTTGCTATATCGATCTCTTCTAGGCTTGTATCTTTACTCATTGTAACCTTCCGAGTTGTCGATTTTGTTTGTGCTTATGAAATTTAGCCAGCCGTTTTTAAGCTGATAAAATGTCGTGTTTGACGTGCTAAAAATTGATTTGAGCGGTGCCAGTAAAAGCATATTGTAAGTATCTTTGTTCGGTGTAACGCCTTTTATGATAAGCGAGTTTTTGTCCATCACTACTTCATTAAGAGTAATGCTATCAGGAACCAGGTCAAAAAGGTTGTTTAGGCTTTGTTTTAGTATAGTGTTTGAGGCAAAAATTTCATTTGCCAAGTCGCGTTGCTCTTGCAATTTTGCGGTAACCACATCGTTTTGGGCGATATCGCTTGAAATTTGCTCGTAAGTTTGCTTAGCTGAAACGATACTTTGTTCAAGCATATGGTTTTTAAAAACAAGAAATAAATTTAGCGATGCCAAAAGCAAAAACACAATACCGATAAGAGAGATCCAAATTTTACTAAATAGGCTAAAAATAGGCTTTTTAAGAGGTTTAATCAGGCTATAGCTATACATCATATTCCCGCCTCGTCTATCATAAGTTCGGTCATTAGTTTAAGTGTATTTATCGGATATATCGAAGTTTCAACGAGCAACTCCGTTTCCAGGAAGTGTAGGAATGTTGCGCTTGTTTTAGCGTTGTCAAATATGATAATTTGCTCGATAAAATCGCTCTCATAAAGCGGATTTGAATAAAATTCCCTTAGGGCCGAAGTTATGTATTGATACATACTCATATCTCTGCCAAATATAGACACGGATACCGTTACGTCGCTTGAATTTGGCATATTGATATCATAATCCAAATCGGCAAAATCTTCTTCGTTTCCTTGTGTTTTAACAAGGTCATCAAGGCTATCAAGACTGTCTAAACTCTCAAAACTACTATCAACTTCGGCTATAAAATCATCGATATCATCGATACTTTCTTTATCAAATTCTCCAGCCTCTTCACCGATAGAAGCTACTGTATCGGTTGTCTTGGCAAAAGCTCCGAATTTAAGCTCCGAGTGAGAAGCTATGCAAAGCGCAAAAGAGTCTTTGTGATTGTAGATATAAAGGGTGTTTTTTTCGCTTAAGCCTTTTTGAAGTATCATCTTATGAAGCAAAGCTATCGGCGAAAAGATAAGATCGACCCCGATATTTTTAAATTTGGCTTTAGCCTCGGCAATATCGATAAGATCAGCGTATACATACCAGTTTTTATCTACTTTTGTATAACCAATACCCTTAAGATCTATACCAAATTTCTTAAAATCATCATCGCTTCTGCAAGGAAGAGCGCCTTGTCTTAAAGAGTCAAAAAATAGCGCCAAATAAAGCCATTTGTACTCTTTTTGCTGTCTTTTTAGGTAGCTGATTATCTTATCGTTTATGTTGTTTTCATCATCGTTATCAAATTTGGCTTCAACGGTCTTTATCACTTTGCCGCCTCTCATAACTTTACCGTAAAATAGACACTGTTTAGCCTCTATAACTACGCTAAGATATAAGATACTAAAAAAACGGCGAATAGAAAACGACATAATTCTCCTAAAATTTATAGTGCTTTATCTTACCTAAAATTGGCATTAATTGCAATTAAAACAGCTCTTCTTTAAGCTTTACAAATTTATCTCGCATATTTTTTGCTTCATCTTGGATATCTTTTGGCGTTAGAGTTGAAGGCTTTAACCTATCATATCCGTCTATTACGATCTCGCACATTATGCGGATACGGTTGGTGTCTGCTTTGCCAATCTCTTTAGCCTTGCTTATGTTTAAAATTTGCTCTAAATAACTATTTGCTTCCTCTATGTATTTTGTGTATTTGAGTGCGATTTGGCTTTGCTTCATCACCGTATTTGCCATCTTGTTATAGATGTCTTTTTCGTAAGCTTTTTGTGCTAACTCATAAGCTTTTTGATAATTGCCGATTTGGTAATAAAATTTAGACTGCAAAGCGTCCTGATACGAGCCGTTTGTGGCAAAGAACGCCCAAGAAGCGACTATGATCGCAGTTGCTAAAACTACTATAAAAAATTTACTATTCATCGCCGGTTCTCATTTTCTTTTTTATCAAATTTTTAGCGTCTTCAAGGCTTAAATTAGCAACGCTAAAAGACTCTGAGAGAGTAAAATTTATAGTTGAAAACGGCTTTGGCAATATCATCTTATCCCAGCTTTTAAATTGCCAAAATTTACTCGCCTCATAGTTTAAAATTTGGATATTTACATTTTGCTTTTGAGCTATTATCACGGCTCCGTCCGCTACGCTGTGGCGTGGGCCTCTTGGTCCGTCGGGAGTGATTATCACGTCATTGCCAGATTTTATCTCTTTAAAGGCGTTTATAAGAGCCTTTGCACCGCCTTTTGAGCTACTTCCCCTGATGGTTCCTATGCCAAAAAATTTAATCACTCTTGCGATTATCTCGCCGTCTTTATGATCGCTGATAATTACTTTGCCGTGCCTTTTAAATTTGCTCCACCAGTGCAAGTAGGCAAAGCTCATCATGGCTATGCGCCCATGCCAAAAGAGCACGACGCACGGAGAATTTTGTAAATTTGTCTTGGAGTAGGTCTTTTTGCAGGTTAAAAATATGAGCCAAATAAGAAAATATATGGCGTAAGTGGTGAAATTTATAAAGAGCGCTCTTTTAAATTTAGCCCACCAACTCGCCATAAAGAACCATTCTTTTTGGATTTGTGATTTTTACTTTTAGTGTTTTGCCAAGTAGCTCTTCGCTGCCATCTACTTGAACCAAGAAATTATTAAAGCTTCTTCCGGCAACTGCGCCGTTTGCTCTTAGTTCTTCAAAATAAACCTCTAAAATTTTATCTTTTTGAGAGGCTGTTATCTCGTCTAAAATTTCATTATGCCTGCTTTGAAGCCTTGTTAAACGAGCCGAGGCGATGTTGTCTGGAATTTGATTTGTAAATTCCGCCGCTTTTGTAAGAGGGCGAGGGGAGTACTTAAAGCTAAAAATTTGCTCAAATCTAACACGCTCAAGCACATCCATCGTATCTTCAAAATCAGCGTCCGTTTCACCGGGGAAAGCCACGATGATATCGGTGCTTATGCTTACATCAGGACACATCGAGCGAAGTTTAAGTGCGCGGTCTAAAAACCACTCTTTAGTATATCCTCGCTTCATCTCGCGAAGAACTTTTGTATTACCGCTTTGAAGCGGCATGTGCATGGATTTGCAAATTTTGGGATTATTTACAAAAACTTCTAAAAATTTATCATCCATATGAAGCGGGTGAGGGCTGGTAAATCGAATTCTCTCAACCCCATTTACCTCGCTTATCTTAACGAGCAGATCGCTAAAATCCATCTTTTCGTGCGAGGCTGAAAAGCGCTTGCCGTAGTTATTTACGTTTTGTCCTAGTAAAAATATCTCTTTAGCGCCACCGTCTGCTGCTTTTTTAACTTCGCTTAAGATCAAATTTGCAGGTATTGATATCTCGTCGCCTCTGGTGTGTGGTACGATACAATAGGTGCATTTCTTATCGCAGCCTATAGAGATGTTTATGTGTGATTTATAAGGAGAGCTTCTAAATTCTCCAAAGGCGTATTCGCTCTCGTCGTGATTTATGTCCGTGCTTATAAATTTCGGAGTGTTTACGGCCTGTGAAATTTTACTTACGTTTCTTGCACCTAAAACGAAATCCACATAAGGGGCGCGCTTAAAAATTTCACTTCCAAGATGACTTGCCGTGCAACCGCATACTCCAATTTTAGCTCCGCTTTTTTTGGCTTTTTCAAAGCTCCCAACTTCGCTAAATAGCTTATGCACGGGCTTTTCGCGAACCGAGCAGGTGTTTATAAGGATAAGATCGGCATCCTCCATCTTATCTGTTAGCTCGTAGTCCTCTTTTTGCTTAAGTTCTGCGATGATATGCTCGCTATCGCGCACATTCATAGCACAACCTAATGTCTGTATGAAGAGCTTTTTTTGCGTAGCGTTACTCAAAGAATATGAACCTCATACATGTAGTCGTTCTCGTCAAGTCCGTATTTGACCGTTCTGTGATATACACTTAGCCCTTTTTCTTCAAAATGCTCTATTAGGGCGATTAGCTGCTTGTGGCTATTGTCTTTATCGAAATAAAAAATTTTCTGTCCATCTTTGGAAACTGCGGCTTCGATCTTATCGAGCGAAATTGTCTTTGGTTTCGCGTCAATCTCGTTTCTGGCTAGTTTTAGCTCCATCTTTTATCCTTAAAGTTCTGTTTCGTAATCTATTAATATATCAAAAATATCATAAAATGGCTATTAAACTTATTAAAAGTATATATTTTATATAATACGAATCTACGCAGATAAAATCCCGTGAAATTTATTATTTGGAGATATAGTGGAAAAGATAGCAGATATCATAGAGTCAATAGCAAACGAAAAAGGTTTAGAAATAGAGGACGTAAAAGAGCGCGTTATAAGGGCTCTTGTAAATACGGCCAAGCGCGTTTATGGCGAAAATTACGAATATGATGTCGTTATAGACAGCGCAAGTCGCTCGCTTCGTTTGTATCAAAAAATCACGATAGTGGCTAATGACGATGAGCGTTTGCAAGAGGATAACGAGCATTTTTTAAGCTTGGATGAGGCTAAAAAGATAGATAGCGGGGTTGAGGTAGGAGATGAGCTTACTTATGAGCTAAGCACTGATAATCTAGGCAGAACTGCTGCTCAAACGCTTCATAAAGAGCTTGAATACCACATACAGCGCCTAATGGAAGAGAAAATTTTCCAAAAATATCAAGACATGATAGGGCAAATGGTATTTGGAACCGTTACTCGCGTAGATAGCGAAGAAAATACATTTATAGAGATAGATGAAATTCGTGCCGTTATGCCACGTAAAAACCGTATCAAAGGTGAGAAATTTAGAGTCGGAAACGTCGTAAAAGCGGTTATTAAAAGCGTGTATATAGATAAATCTCAAGGCATTAGAGTTGAGCTTAGCAGGACATCTCCAAAATTTTTAGAAGCTCTTTTAAAAGCCGAAGTCCCAGAGATCAAAGATGGACTTGTATTGATCGCCGCAAGCGCTAGAATTCCGGGTGAAAGAGCAAAAGTCGCACTTATCTCAACAACTCCAAACGTAGATCCCGTGGGCGCAACGGTCGGCACTAAAGGCGTGCGCATAAATGCCGTGACAAAAGAGCTAAACGGAGAAAACATAGACGCGATAGAGTTTTCAAGTGAGCCGACTATCCTTATAACTCGAGCGATGGCGCCTGCTATAATAAGTGCCGTTAAGATCGTTGATGAGAAAAAAGCCGTCGTAACTATCGCAAGCGAGCAAAAGAGCAAGGCAATCGGCAAGAGCGGTATAAACATACGTTTAGCAAGCATGCTCAGCGGATTTGAAATCGAGCTTGTCGAGCTTGGCAGCGTGAAAGCAACCGAAGATAAAGAAGAGAGCATGAAAGATCTCAAGGCTCTGTTTGGTGATTTGTAGGTTGAAATTCGATTCGGCAAGGCTAAAAACAGCTTTGCCGAAGAGTAAATTTGCTAGTTAAAATAGCGTAAATTTAAACTAAATTATTTATTTTTAGTAGATCTGTGAAGCGGATGTTGGTAGTCGTTTCTCTCACAGCCGCTTAGTAAAAATCCAGCTAAAAATATCATCGATACAAGCAATACTTTTTTCATTTATTTCCCTTATTTTTTGAATTTTCGCGATTATATCCAAAAATTTCACTATATTAAAAATTTATGCAAAAACGGCTACAATCTAGAAATTTAAAATTAAGGAAAATTTGTGTTGCAAGCACTCGCACTTAGATATCGCCCCCGAAATTTCGACGAACTTATCGGACAAGAATCGGTAAGCAAAAGCCTAACTCACGCACTTAGTGAAAATCGCCTAACTCATGCGTATCTGTTTTCGGGTCTTCGCGGAAGCGGTAAGACTTCAAGCGCTAGAATTTTTTCAAAGGCGCTAGTTTGCGAGAACGGACCTACTTCAAAGCCGTGTGAAAAGTGCGCTCATTGCGTCATGGCTAACGAGTCTCGCCACATCGATATCATCGAGATGGACGCGGCAAGCCACAGAAAGATAGACGACATCAGAGAGCTTATCGAGCAGACGAAATACGCCCCTGCGGCGGCGCGGTATAAAATTTTTATCATAGACGAGGTGCATATGCTCACTCGCGAAGCCTTTAATGCGCTTTTAAAGACGCTTGAAGAACCTCCAAGCTATGTGAAATTTATCCTTGCTACAACCGATCCGCTTAAGCTTCCCGCTACCGTGCTTTCGCGCACTCAGCATTTTAGATTTAAGCAAATTTCAAAGCAAAACATCATCAAGCATCTTGAATTTATCCTGAGTAAAGAGGGTGTGGAGTATGAGAGCGAGGCTGTAGAAATTCTCGCTCGCAGCGGGTCCGGTTCGCTTCGTGATACGCTTACTTTGCTTGATCAAGCTATTGTTTATTCGCACGCAAAGATCACTCAAAGCGTGGTTGCCGATATGCTTGGGCTACTAGATCCTGCACGTATCGAAGAGATTATGCAAGTCGTGATGAGTGGCGATAGAGCAGCGATGAGCAGGCTCGTAAGCGAGATTGAGAGCTATGACGGAGAGATGATAATTGATGAATTAATCGCAAATTTAAAAGAGAATTTTTTAAGCGGAAGCAACAAATATTCACTGCTTTTATACGAGAGATTTTTTAGAATTTTATCCGAAGCCAAGAGCATGCTTAGCGTAAGTAGCGATAACGGTTTCGTGCTTAGCATAATGCTTTTTATGATGATGGAAGCGATAAATTTAAAGCCTATTGACGACATGATAGGAAATTTTGAGCTAAAAGAGCAGGGCTTAAATTTAAGCTCTCCTACAGCTAAGCAGGCTCAAAAGGCTCAAGTAAATACAGCTGCTAAAATGGTATCAAAAAGCCCGTATGAACTGTTTTTGGATAAAATTTACGATAGAGATTACTCACTTGGAGAGTGCTTTAAGGAGTGCATTGAATTTTTGGAGTTTAAAGATAACTGCTTGAGCCTTTCTTCAAATGCAAGTGGAGTCAACCAAGAAAAATTGCGCTCCAGCTCAAAAGTTATAATGGAAATTTTACGTGCGAATTTTGGTTCAGAGGCAAAGATTAAGATTGCCCCAAAAGAAATTCAGCCTAAAATAGACGATAAAAACGAAGCGAATTTATCCAAGAGCGATATGGCTAGAGCTAGGCAAGATATGGAGCAAATTTCAAGTCCGAATTTAGCCGAGCCAAGTCAAGAGTTTCAGTCAAATTTTAAGCCTTATCTTGGCGATAAAAGAGATAATACCGAGGATTTTACTACCGCTTATTCGCTAAAATTTCAAACCGATTCAGGCATTGTGGTTGATGATATGGCTTTGCTTGATATGGAGCTTGAAAAGATTGAAGAGCAAAGCAAGGATACAAGTAAGCCAAGCGAAATTCCCGAAGTAAAGGTCAAGATAGACGATTCTACTATGCTTAAGCCGGAATCAACTGAGTCAAAATCGCCCGAAGAGTTGCAAAACGCTAAAAACCAAGCTATATTAAAAGAGGCACATAGGCTTTTTGGCGAACCTGAAATTTTAAATTTGGGCTAATAAAAAAAGAAAGCTAAAATTTGAGCTTTAAAAGACTCAAATTTTAATCATTTAATATCGACAAAAGCTCTTTGTTGTCTTTTGTTTTAAGCATTTTTGCATACAGGAATTTAAGCGCTTCCACATCATCCATCGAAGCGATGGCCGAGCGTATAGCCCAAATTTTTTGAAGTTCATCAGGCTTTTGAAGAAGCTCTTCTTTTCTCGTGCCTGATTTTAAGATATTGATAGCCGGATAAATTCTGCGGTCTGAGATGTTGCGATCAAGCACGATCTCGCTATTTCCCGTGCCTTTAAATTCCTCAAATATAACCTCATCCATTCTTGAACCCGTGTCAATAAGCGCGGTTGCTACTATCGTCAAGCTTCCGCCGTCCTCGATGTTTCTAGCCGCTCCGAAAAATCTTTTCGGTTTGTGAAGCGCGTTTGCGTCAACTCCGCCCGTTAGCACCTTGCCGCTTGGCGGAGTTACGGTGTTGTAGGCGCGTGCAAGACGGGTTATACTGTCAAGCAAGATGATGACATCCTTGCCCATTTCAACTAAACGCTTTGCTTTTTCGATAACAAGCTCTGCAACTCGTACGTGATTAAGCGCAGGAAGATCAAAAGTCGAGCTGAACACTTCGCCTTTTACGCAGCGCTGCATATCGGTAACTTCTTCAGGGCGTTCATCAACCAAAAGCACCATAAGATGCGCTTCAGGATGATTTCTTGCTATACCGTGAGCAAGCTCTTTCATAAGCTCAGTTTTACCGCTTCTTGGAGGTGCGACGATAAGTCCGCGCTGCCCCTTTCCGATAGGTGTAAAGAGATCAAGCACGCGACCCGTAAGCTTCATCGCGTCATACTCAAGGTGAAGCTTTTGAGTCGGAAATAGCGGAGTTAAGTTATCAAAAAGCGGTCTTTCTTTGGCTTCCGCTAGAGGCATGTAATTAACCGCTTCGATTTTAAGCAGGGCGTAATATTTTTCTTGATCTTTTGGCTCTCTAACTTGACCGGTTACGATGTCGCCCACACGAAGGGCAAATTTGCGAATTTGAGAGTTTGAAACGTAAGCGTCGTTAGAGCTGTCGCTTAAATTCGCATCAACCGAGCGTAAAAATCCATAACCCTCGTTGGTAATCTCTAAAATCCCCGTAAATAATATAAAACCGCCTTGTTTGGTCTGCGTTTTTAGGATTTCAAATATCAAATCTTGTCTGCGAAATTCGCGAGGATTTTCCACTCCTACGGTGTTTGCTATCTGCACCAGATCTTCCAGGCTTAGCATGCGAAGTTCTTCTATCTTGTGTCCGTCTACAGGAATATGAGTGCGAGTATTTTGATGTTTTTTCGTAGTTTTTGTGGTCTCTGAATTTGCTTGCGCAGATTGATTAGTGTTTTCCATTAGTCCTCTTTAAATTTACTGGATAAATTATAGTAGAAAATAAAGTTTCAAAAGAAGTTCTTTGAAGTTCGTATTTTATATAAAATTTGCTTTGTTGTCAAGTTTAACTCGTGCTCTAAAATAGTTAAAAAATATGATAAAATGGCGAAAATCTTAATAAAAAGAAGTTTAAAATGATGCAATTTAAAGACGGCGAACGTGAAAAAAAGATAATAAAAACCGCTTTTATAGGTATAGTTACGAATGTTATTTTAGCAAGCATTAAAATTTTTATAGCGCTTGCTTCAAATTCCGTAGCTATCATCTCTGATGCGGTAAATAACCTAAGCGACGCATTTTCAAGCTTGATAACGATTTTTGGATCAAAGCTTGCTCAAAAGTTGCCTGACGAGAGCCACCCGTACGGATACGGAAGAGTTGAGTATATCGGAGGGCTTATAGTCTCTATCATAGTTTTAATGCTTGGTTTTGAGTTTTTAAAAACCTCGATAGAAAACATTATAGAGCCCGTTACTACGACATTTACTCCGGCTCTCTTAATCATACTTTTTATCGCTATATTTGTAAAATTTGCCATAGCGTTTTACTATAAAAAGATGGGAAATTTAACCAAATCCATAGCCTTAAAAGCAGTCGGACAGGAAGCCTTAGGAGACGCCATAATATCTTGCGTAATACTTGTTAGCGCAGGACTTTCGTACTTTGCAAATATCCAGGTTGACGGCTATGCAGGAGCCTTGGCTTCGCTTTTTATCATTTATAACGGCGTGATTTTGATTAAAGAAACCTTTGATAGGATTATCGGCGGGCGAGTGGAAAAAGAAGTAAGCGATGAAATTTATAAGGCGGTTAAGGAGTGTGAGATAGTTCTTGATGCGTATGATCTGATACTTCATAACTACGGTGTTGAGCGATATGTAGGTTCGATAAACGTAGAAGTTGACGAGCATATGAAAATTTCAGAAATTTCCCAGCGACTAAATGAGCTTCAGATAGAAATTTACCGCAGATATCGCATATATCTTGTGTTTGGAATTTATAGCGTAAATTTAGGACAAAACGACACTAAAGAGTGCGTAAAAAACCTATTAAGCGAATTTAAAAGCATACTGAATTTACACGCATTTTTTATAAATACGGATAAAAAAACGGTTAGATTTGATGTCGTAGTTAGCTTTAAAGAGCGAAATTTAGACGAGCTTAGAGCCAAAATGGAAAGTGTCGTTTCGGCGCAGTTTCCCGGATATAAAATTTTTATCGTTATCGATAGGGAGTTTACTTAGAATTTATCCTTGGCGCGCAAAGTTTGATTAGAAGCTGCGCGCTTTGGAATTTTTATCAAATTTGGCGTATATTACAACGGATACGATTATGATAGCTCCGTAAATCACTCGCGTATAAAATGCGTCAAAGCCCATGGCTACGATACCGCTTTCCATTATGCCGATGATTATGCTGCCTATGAGCGTTCCATATACGCTTCCGCTTCCTCCGCTTACGCCCGTACCGCCGATAAAGATCGCCGCAAATACAAGCAGCATGTATCCGTCTCCTTGCGTAGGCCACCAGTTGATAAACTCAAGACTCAAGATAATGCTTGCAAGTGCGCTCATCACGCCCATATTGATGAAAAGCAGGTATTTGCTTCTAGCAACGTTTATGCTTAGCATTTTAGCGGCCTTTGCGTTATCGCCCGAAAACAAGATATTGTCTCCGAATTTGTGTTTAAAGATCATAATGTAAGTTA is a window of Campylobacter sp. CCUG 57310 DNA encoding:
- the rho gene encoding transcription termination factor Rho, producing the protein MENTNQSAQANSETTKTTKKHQNTRTHIPVDGHKIEELRMLSLEDLVQIANTVGVENPREFRRQDLIFEILKTQTKQGGFILFTGILEITNEGYGFLRSVDANLSDSSNDAYVSNSQIRKFALRVGDIVTGQVREPKDQEKYYALLKIEAVNYMPLAEAKERPLFDNLTPLFPTQKLHLEYDAMKLTGRVLDLFTPIGKGQRGLIVAPPRSGKTELMKELAHGIARNHPEAHLMVLLVDERPEEVTDMQRCVKGEVFSSTFDLPALNHVRVAELVIEKAKRLVEMGKDVIILLDSITRLARAYNTVTPPSGKVLTGGVDANALHKPKRFFGAARNIEDGGSLTIVATALIDTGSRMDEVIFEEFKGTGNSEIVLDRNISDRRIYPAINILKSGTRKEELLQKPDELQKIWAIRSAIASMDDVEALKFLYAKMLKTKDNKELLSILND
- a CDS encoding cation diffusion facilitator family transporter, whose translation is MMQFKDGEREKKIIKTAFIGIVTNVILASIKIFIALASNSVAIISDAVNNLSDAFSSLITIFGSKLAQKLPDESHPYGYGRVEYIGGLIVSIIVLMLGFEFLKTSIENIIEPVTTTFTPALLIILFIAIFVKFAIAFYYKKMGNLTKSIALKAVGQEALGDAIISCVILVSAGLSYFANIQVDGYAGALASLFIIYNGVILIKETFDRIIGGRVEKEVSDEIYKAVKECEIVLDAYDLILHNYGVERYVGSINVEVDEHMKISEISQRLNELQIEIYRRYRIYLVFGIYSVNLGQNDTKECVKNLLSEFKSILNLHAFFINTDKKTVRFDVVVSFKERNLDELRAKMESVVSAQFPGYKIFIVIDREFT